One genomic region from Harpia harpyja isolate bHarHar1 chromosome 1, bHarHar1 primary haplotype, whole genome shotgun sequence encodes:
- the SGK2 gene encoding serine/threonine-protein kinase Sgk2 isoform X4, producing MNCYRKQSYSPLSFRKEPWASGLPGQPVAGQTSARMGSVGDEGSLCLPAVDCFPCFRTQPLPVDVLPELIKHGRERIGQTIKASGSRLCSYAERVAFLMDRSRSPDKSTQPPTPTDNINLGPSANPNAKPTDFDFLKVIGKGSFGKVLLAKRKCDGTFYAVKVLHKKTILKKKEQNHIMAERNVLLKNVKHPFLVGLHYSFQTSEKLYFVLDYVNGGELFFHLQRERCFREPRARFYAAEVASAIGYLHSLNIIYRDLKPENILLDCQGHIVLTDFGLCKEGMEQEETTSTFCGTPEYLAPEVLKKQPYDRTVDWWCLGAVLYEMLFGLPPFYSRDVSQMYDNILHKPLQIQGSKTVAACDILQGLLHKDQKRRLGAKTDFLEIKNHVFFSPINWDDLYHKRITPPFNPNVAGPADLRHFDPEFTQEVISTSITHTPDLAASSSSASDAFLGFSYAPTEEGI from the exons ATGAACTGCTACAGGAAGCAAAGCTATTCCCCTCTGAGTTTTAGGAAAGAGCCTTGGGCTTCTGGTCTGCCAGGGCAGCCAGTAGCAGGGCAGACTAGCGCAAGGATGGGAAGTGTGGGGGATGAGGGGTCTCTGTGCTTGCCTGCTGTGGACTGCTTCCCATGCTTCAGGACACAGCCTCTGCCAGTAGATGTGCTCCCAG AACTCATCAAGCACGGCCGTGAGAGGATAGGACAAACCATCAAGGCCTCTGGCTCCAGGCTCTGCTCATA TGCTGAACGAGTTGCTTTTTTAATGGATCGTTCCCGGAGCCCGGACAAAAGCACCCAG CCTCCAACACCAACTGACAACATCAACCTTGGACCTTCTGCTAACCCAAA TGCCAAGCCAACAGACTTTGACTTCCTGAAGGTTATTGGCAAAGGAAGCTTTGGAAAA GTTCTCCTGGCCAAACGCAAGTGTGATGGGACTTTTTATGCAGTGAAAGTCTTGCATAAGAAAACCATCCTAAAGAAAAAGGAG CAAAACCACATCATGGCAGAACGCAACGTGCTCCTGAAAAATGTCAAGcaccccttccttgtgggactcCATTACTCCTTCCAGACCTCGGAGAAGCTTTACTTTGTGCTTGACTATGTAAATGGAGGAGAG CTGTTCTTCCACTTGCAAAGGGAGCGCTGTTTCCGTGAACCCCGGGCCCGATTCTATGCTGCAGAAGTTGCTAGTGCAATTGGGTACCTGCATTCCTTAAACATAATTTACAG GGACTTAAAACCTGAGAACATTCTCCTGGATTGCCAG GGACACATAGTATTGACAGACTTTGGACTCTGCAAAGAAGGAATGGAGCAAGAGGAGACAACTTCTACTTTTTGTGGCACTCCTGAG TACTTGGCTCCTGAGGTGCTAAAGAAGCAGCCGTATGACAGGACAGTAGACTGGTGGTGCCTAGGAGCTGTCCTCTACGAGATGCTGTTTGGACTG CCTCCTTTTTACAGCCGGGATGTGTCTCAGATGTATGACAACATTCTGCACAAGCCACTCCAGATCCAAGGAAGCAAGACTGTGGCAGCTTGTGACATCCTCCAGGGACTTCTCCACAAGGACCAGAAGAGGAGGCTGGGTGCCAAGACAGACTTT CTTGAGATAAAGAACCATGTATTCTTCAGCCCAATAAACTGGGATGACTTGTACCACAAGAGGATTACTCCTCCATTCAACCCCAATGTG GCCGGTCCAGCTGATCTGCGACATTTTGATCCAGAGTTCACCCAAGAAGTGATCTCCACTTCCATCACTCACACACCTGACCtagcagccagcagctccagtgCCTCGGATGCATTTTTAGGATTTTCTTATGCACCAACTGAAGAGGGCATCTAG
- the SGK2 gene encoding serine/threonine-protein kinase Sgk2 isoform X1: MYVTWMEPSSTALGKTKELIKHGRERIGQTIKASGSRLCSYAERVAFLMDRSRSPDKSTQPPTPTDNINLGPSANPNAKPTDFDFLKVIGKGSFGKVLLAKRKCDGTFYAVKVLHKKTILKKKEQNHIMAERNVLLKNVKHPFLVGLHYSFQTSEKLYFVLDYVNGGELFFHLQRERCFREPRARFYAAEVASAIGYLHSLNIIYRDLKPENILLDCQGHIVLTDFGLCKEGMEQEETTSTFCGTPEYLAPEVLKKQPYDRTVDWWCLGAVLYEMLFGLPPFYSRDVSQMYDNILHKPLQIQGSKTVAACDILQGLLHKDQKRRLGAKTDFLEIKNHVFFSPINWDDLYHKRITPPFNPNVAGPADLRHFDPEFTQEVISTSITHTPDLAASSSSASDAFLGFSYAPTEEGI, from the exons ATGTACGTGACCTGGATGGAGCCCTCCTCCACTGCCCTGGGGAAGACGAAGG AACTCATCAAGCACGGCCGTGAGAGGATAGGACAAACCATCAAGGCCTCTGGCTCCAGGCTCTGCTCATA TGCTGAACGAGTTGCTTTTTTAATGGATCGTTCCCGGAGCCCGGACAAAAGCACCCAG CCTCCAACACCAACTGACAACATCAACCTTGGACCTTCTGCTAACCCAAA TGCCAAGCCAACAGACTTTGACTTCCTGAAGGTTATTGGCAAAGGAAGCTTTGGAAAA GTTCTCCTGGCCAAACGCAAGTGTGATGGGACTTTTTATGCAGTGAAAGTCTTGCATAAGAAAACCATCCTAAAGAAAAAGGAG CAAAACCACATCATGGCAGAACGCAACGTGCTCCTGAAAAATGTCAAGcaccccttccttgtgggactcCATTACTCCTTCCAGACCTCGGAGAAGCTTTACTTTGTGCTTGACTATGTAAATGGAGGAGAG CTGTTCTTCCACTTGCAAAGGGAGCGCTGTTTCCGTGAACCCCGGGCCCGATTCTATGCTGCAGAAGTTGCTAGTGCAATTGGGTACCTGCATTCCTTAAACATAATTTACAG GGACTTAAAACCTGAGAACATTCTCCTGGATTGCCAG GGACACATAGTATTGACAGACTTTGGACTCTGCAAAGAAGGAATGGAGCAAGAGGAGACAACTTCTACTTTTTGTGGCACTCCTGAG TACTTGGCTCCTGAGGTGCTAAAGAAGCAGCCGTATGACAGGACAGTAGACTGGTGGTGCCTAGGAGCTGTCCTCTACGAGATGCTGTTTGGACTG CCTCCTTTTTACAGCCGGGATGTGTCTCAGATGTATGACAACATTCTGCACAAGCCACTCCAGATCCAAGGAAGCAAGACTGTGGCAGCTTGTGACATCCTCCAGGGACTTCTCCACAAGGACCAGAAGAGGAGGCTGGGTGCCAAGACAGACTTT CTTGAGATAAAGAACCATGTATTCTTCAGCCCAATAAACTGGGATGACTTGTACCACAAGAGGATTACTCCTCCATTCAACCCCAATGTG GCCGGTCCAGCTGATCTGCGACATTTTGATCCAGAGTTCACCCAAGAAGTGATCTCCACTTCCATCACTCACACACCTGACCtagcagccagcagctccagtgCCTCGGATGCATTTTTAGGATTTTCTTATGCACCAACTGAAGAGGGCATCTAG
- the SLC32A1 gene encoding vesicular inhibitory amino acid transporter: MATLLRSKLSNVATSVSNKSQAKVSGMFARMGFQAATDEEAVGFAHCDDLDMEHRQGLQMDILKSDGGEEGGEPPLEGDIHYQRDGTGPLPPSASKEAGVCSELSGQGKPKITAWEAGWNVTNAIQGMFVLGLPYAILHGGYLGLFLIIFAAVVCCYTGKILIACLYEENEDGEIVRVRDSYVDIANACCAPRFPTLGGRIVNVAQIIELVMTCILYVVVSGNLMYNSFPNLPVSQKSWSIIATAVLLPCAFLKNLKAVSKFSLLCTLAHFVINILVIAYCLSRARDWAWDKVKFYIDVKKFPISIGIIVFSYTSQIFLPSLEGNMQNPKEFHCMMNWTHIAACILKGLFALVAYLTWADETKEVITDNLPSTIRAVVNIFLVAKALLSYPLPFFAAVEVLERSLFQDGNRAFFPNCYGGDGRLKSWGLTLRCALVVFTLLMAIYVPHFALLMGLTGSLTGAGLCFLLPSLFHLKLLWRKLLWHHVFFDVAIFVIGGICSVSGFIHSLEGLIEAFRTNAED, translated from the exons ATGGCCACCCTCCTCCGCAGCAAGCTTTCCAACGTGGCCACCTCGGTGTCCAACAAGTCCCAGGCGAAGGTGAGCGGCATGTTCGCGAGGATGGGCTTCCAGGCGGCCACCGACGAGGAGGCGGTGGGCTTCGCCCACTGCGACGACCTGGACATGGAGCACCGGCAAGGGCTGCAGATGGACATCCTCAAGTCCGACGGCGGCGAGGAGGGGGGCGAGCCCCCCCTGGAAGGCGACATCCACTACCAGCGGGACGGCACCGGGCCCCTGCCGCCCTCCGCCTCCAAGGAGGCGGGCGTCTGTTCGGAGCTCTCCGGGCAGGGCAAGCCCAAGATCACGGCCTGGGAGGCGGGCTGGAACGTCACCAACGCCATCCAG GGGATGTTTGTTCTGGGCCTGCCCTATGCCATCCTTCATGGTGGATACCTAGGactctttttaataattttcgcTGCAGTGGTTTGCTGCTACACTGGGAAAATCCTTATTGCCTGTCTTTATGAAGAGAATGAGGATGGGGAGATAGTCAGGGTGAGAGACTCCTACGTGGACATAGCAAACGCATGCTGCGCGCCTCGCTTCCCCACCCTTGGAGGCAGAATTGTGAACGTGGCTCAGATCATTGAACTGGTCATGACCTGCATCCTCTATGTGGTGGTCAGTGGGAACCTGATGTACAACAGCTTCCCCAACCTGCCCGTCTCCCAGAAGTCATGGTCCATCATTGCCACAGCAGTGCTCCTGCCTTGCGCGTTCTTGAAGAACCTCAAGGCAGTCTCCAAGTTCAGCTTGCTCTGCACATTAGCCCACTTTGTGATCAACATCTTGGTGATCGCCTACTGCCTCTCCAGGGCACGTGACTGGGCCTGGGACAAAGTCAAGTTTTACATTGATGTAAAGAAGTTTCCCATCTCCATCGGCATCATTGTCTTCAGCTACACCTCTCAGATCTTTCTGCCTTCCTTGGAGGGCAACATGCAGAACCCCAAGGAGTTTCATTGCATGATGAACTGGACTCACATAGCAGCTTGCATCCTTAAGGGACTCTTTGCCTTGGTCGCCTATCTGACCTGGGCTGACGAGACCAAGGAAGTCATTACAGACAACTTGCCGTCCACCATTAGGGCAGTAGTCAACATTTTCTTGGTGGCCAAAGCCTTGCTCTCCTACCCCTTGCCGTTCTTTGCAGCTGTGGAAGTCCTGGAGCGATCCCTTTTCCAAGATGGAAACAGGGCATTCTTCCCCAACTGCTACGGGGGTGACGGGCGGCTCAAATCCTGGGGACTCACCCTCAGATGTGCCCTGGTAGTTTTCACCCTGCTCATGGCTATCTATGTCCCGCATTTTGCCCTCTTGATGGGTCTTACTGGGAGCCTCACAGGCGCAGGGCTCTGTTTCCTGCTCCCCAGTCTTTTCCACCTCAAACTCTTGTGGAGGAAGCTCTTGTGGCACCATGTCTTCTTTGATGTTGCCATTTTCGTTATAGGTGGTATCTGCAGCGTCTCTGGGTTCATCCACTCTTTAGAAGGCCTCATAGAGGCCTTCAGAACCAATGCTGAAGACTAA
- the SGK2 gene encoding serine/threonine-protein kinase Sgk2 isoform X2 — protein sequence MGAERGSTHSAERVAFLMDRSRSPDKSTQPPTPTDNINLGPSANPNAKPTDFDFLKVIGKGSFGKVLLAKRKCDGTFYAVKVLHKKTILKKKEQNHIMAERNVLLKNVKHPFLVGLHYSFQTSEKLYFVLDYVNGGELFFHLQRERCFREPRARFYAAEVASAIGYLHSLNIIYRDLKPENILLDCQGHIVLTDFGLCKEGMEQEETTSTFCGTPEYLAPEVLKKQPYDRTVDWWCLGAVLYEMLFGLPPFYSRDVSQMYDNILHKPLQIQGSKTVAACDILQGLLHKDQKRRLGAKTDFLEIKNHVFFSPINWDDLYHKRITPPFNPNVAGPADLRHFDPEFTQEVISTSITHTPDLAASSSSASDAFLGFSYAPTEEGI from the exons ATGGGGGCGGAGAGGGGGAGCACCCACAG TGCTGAACGAGTTGCTTTTTTAATGGATCGTTCCCGGAGCCCGGACAAAAGCACCCAG CCTCCAACACCAACTGACAACATCAACCTTGGACCTTCTGCTAACCCAAA TGCCAAGCCAACAGACTTTGACTTCCTGAAGGTTATTGGCAAAGGAAGCTTTGGAAAA GTTCTCCTGGCCAAACGCAAGTGTGATGGGACTTTTTATGCAGTGAAAGTCTTGCATAAGAAAACCATCCTAAAGAAAAAGGAG CAAAACCACATCATGGCAGAACGCAACGTGCTCCTGAAAAATGTCAAGcaccccttccttgtgggactcCATTACTCCTTCCAGACCTCGGAGAAGCTTTACTTTGTGCTTGACTATGTAAATGGAGGAGAG CTGTTCTTCCACTTGCAAAGGGAGCGCTGTTTCCGTGAACCCCGGGCCCGATTCTATGCTGCAGAAGTTGCTAGTGCAATTGGGTACCTGCATTCCTTAAACATAATTTACAG GGACTTAAAACCTGAGAACATTCTCCTGGATTGCCAG GGACACATAGTATTGACAGACTTTGGACTCTGCAAAGAAGGAATGGAGCAAGAGGAGACAACTTCTACTTTTTGTGGCACTCCTGAG TACTTGGCTCCTGAGGTGCTAAAGAAGCAGCCGTATGACAGGACAGTAGACTGGTGGTGCCTAGGAGCTGTCCTCTACGAGATGCTGTTTGGACTG CCTCCTTTTTACAGCCGGGATGTGTCTCAGATGTATGACAACATTCTGCACAAGCCACTCCAGATCCAAGGAAGCAAGACTGTGGCAGCTTGTGACATCCTCCAGGGACTTCTCCACAAGGACCAGAAGAGGAGGCTGGGTGCCAAGACAGACTTT CTTGAGATAAAGAACCATGTATTCTTCAGCCCAATAAACTGGGATGACTTGTACCACAAGAGGATTACTCCTCCATTCAACCCCAATGTG GCCGGTCCAGCTGATCTGCGACATTTTGATCCAGAGTTCACCCAAGAAGTGATCTCCACTTCCATCACTCACACACCTGACCtagcagccagcagctccagtgCCTCGGATGCATTTTTAGGATTTTCTTATGCACCAACTGAAGAGGGCATCTAG
- the SGK2 gene encoding serine/threonine-protein kinase Sgk2 isoform X3, whose protein sequence is MDRSRSPDKSTQPPTPTDNINLGPSANPNAKPTDFDFLKVIGKGSFGKVLLAKRKCDGTFYAVKVLHKKTILKKKEQNHIMAERNVLLKNVKHPFLVGLHYSFQTSEKLYFVLDYVNGGELFFHLQRERCFREPRARFYAAEVASAIGYLHSLNIIYRDLKPENILLDCQGHIVLTDFGLCKEGMEQEETTSTFCGTPEYLAPEVLKKQPYDRTVDWWCLGAVLYEMLFGLPPFYSRDVSQMYDNILHKPLQIQGSKTVAACDILQGLLHKDQKRRLGAKTDFLEIKNHVFFSPINWDDLYHKRITPPFNPNVAGPADLRHFDPEFTQEVISTSITHTPDLAASSSSASDAFLGFSYAPTEEGI, encoded by the exons ATGGATCGTTCCCGGAGCCCGGACAAAAGCACCCAG CCTCCAACACCAACTGACAACATCAACCTTGGACCTTCTGCTAACCCAAA TGCCAAGCCAACAGACTTTGACTTCCTGAAGGTTATTGGCAAAGGAAGCTTTGGAAAA GTTCTCCTGGCCAAACGCAAGTGTGATGGGACTTTTTATGCAGTGAAAGTCTTGCATAAGAAAACCATCCTAAAGAAAAAGGAG CAAAACCACATCATGGCAGAACGCAACGTGCTCCTGAAAAATGTCAAGcaccccttccttgtgggactcCATTACTCCTTCCAGACCTCGGAGAAGCTTTACTTTGTGCTTGACTATGTAAATGGAGGAGAG CTGTTCTTCCACTTGCAAAGGGAGCGCTGTTTCCGTGAACCCCGGGCCCGATTCTATGCTGCAGAAGTTGCTAGTGCAATTGGGTACCTGCATTCCTTAAACATAATTTACAG GGACTTAAAACCTGAGAACATTCTCCTGGATTGCCAG GGACACATAGTATTGACAGACTTTGGACTCTGCAAAGAAGGAATGGAGCAAGAGGAGACAACTTCTACTTTTTGTGGCACTCCTGAG TACTTGGCTCCTGAGGTGCTAAAGAAGCAGCCGTATGACAGGACAGTAGACTGGTGGTGCCTAGGAGCTGTCCTCTACGAGATGCTGTTTGGACTG CCTCCTTTTTACAGCCGGGATGTGTCTCAGATGTATGACAACATTCTGCACAAGCCACTCCAGATCCAAGGAAGCAAGACTGTGGCAGCTTGTGACATCCTCCAGGGACTTCTCCACAAGGACCAGAAGAGGAGGCTGGGTGCCAAGACAGACTTT CTTGAGATAAAGAACCATGTATTCTTCAGCCCAATAAACTGGGATGACTTGTACCACAAGAGGATTACTCCTCCATTCAACCCCAATGTG GCCGGTCCAGCTGATCTGCGACATTTTGATCCAGAGTTCACCCAAGAAGTGATCTCCACTTCCATCACTCACACACCTGACCtagcagccagcagctccagtgCCTCGGATGCATTTTTAGGATTTTCTTATGCACCAACTGAAGAGGGCATCTAG